One genomic window of Ruminococcus gauvreauii includes the following:
- a CDS encoding prepilin peptidase — MSACHMLILQISFLSMCMDIQTEKIANRGAGIFWFAGLGYQIWLRKLSGIWEFAAGAAVPIILLAGLFALRMLGPGDIKLFSALGGVMGVAPIIRCIICSFLIGAVLSAAVILLCKNAEERLRYFTAYLSQCFKEKTIYPYYRTGRRIENIHFSVPVFLAVVLYTGGFY, encoded by the coding sequence TTGTCCGCATGTCACATGCTCATCCTTCAGATTTCCTTTCTTTCCATGTGCATGGATATACAGACGGAAAAGATCGCAAACCGCGGGGCCGGTATCTTCTGGTTCGCCGGTTTGGGATATCAGATCTGGCTTCGGAAACTTTCGGGAATCTGGGAGTTTGCGGCTGGAGCAGCAGTTCCGATCATTCTGCTGGCCGGACTGTTTGCACTGCGTATGCTGGGGCCGGGTGATATCAAATTATTCTCTGCACTCGGAGGCGTTATGGGGGTTGCGCCCATTATCCGGTGCATCATCTGTTCATTTTTAATCGGAGCCGTTTTGTCGGCTGCCGTCATCCTCCTTTGCAAAAATGCAGAGGAACGTCTGCGGTATTTCACCGCGTATCTTTCACAATGTTTCAAAGAGAAAACAATTTATCCTTATTACCGAACGGGAAGACGGATAGAGAACATTCATTTCAGCGTGCCGGTGTTTCTGGCGGTTGTCTTATACACGGGAGGGTTTTATTGA
- the ybaK gene encoding Cys-tRNA(Pro) deacylase, giving the protein MAKETKTNAMRILDKNKIPYEALNYECDEFIDGLHTASLTNAPVEQSFKTLVAQGKSRQYYVFVIPIAMELHLKNAAKTAGEKSVELIHVRDINSVTGYVRGGCSPIGMKKQFPTFIHDSALQFDAIYISGGRIGCSIRLSPTELSRLTRGQFADVCC; this is encoded by the coding sequence ATGGCTAAGGAAACCAAGACGAACGCCATGCGGATATTGGATAAAAACAAAATTCCATATGAGGCATTGAATTATGAATGTGATGAATTTATAGACGGCCTCCACACGGCCAGTCTCACGAATGCCCCCGTCGAACAGTCATTCAAAACACTGGTAGCGCAGGGAAAGAGCAGGCAGTATTATGTATTCGTTATTCCCATTGCAATGGAACTTCATCTGAAAAACGCGGCAAAAACAGCGGGGGAAAAGTCCGTCGAACTGATTCATGTCCGGGATATCAACTCAGTGACTGGTTATGTCCGCGGAGGATGCAGTCCGATCGGAATGAAAAAACAGTTCCCGACTTTTATCCATGACAGCGCACTTCAGTTTGATGCCATATATATCAGCGGAGGCCGCATCGGCTGCAGTATCCGTCTCTCTCCGACAGAACTGTCCAGGCTTACGCGCGGGCAATTTGCAGATGTCTGCTGCTGA
- a CDS encoding PHP-associated domain-containing protein — MKFDMHCHTKEGSMDGRVPMEEYILRLKELGYKGMLVTDHNSYDGYREWKNNIKGKRHKDFVVLKGIEYDTIDAGHILIIMPEGIKIRVLELRGLPVRLLIDVVHKNGGILGPAHPCGERYLSILNTKKKKSKDEILRKFDFIEAFNACETEESNEAAQSLATRYHKPGFGGSDAHRYDCIGTAFTDFPKEVRRESDLIRYIQRGGEVTYGGTIYSKTTKDKIGKWNAVLVQSFGVYNKTAEIYRRHRRKKELKNIQV, encoded by the coding sequence ATGAAATTTGATATGCACTGTCATACAAAAGAAGGTTCTATGGATGGAAGGGTACCGATGGAAGAGTATATTCTCCGGCTGAAAGAGCTGGGGTATAAGGGAATGCTGGTGACTGACCACAATTCGTATGATGGGTACCGGGAATGGAAAAACAATATTAAGGGCAAGCGGCATAAGGATTTTGTCGTGCTGAAAGGAATCGAATACGACACCATCGATGCGGGGCATATACTGATCATCATGCCGGAGGGTATCAAGATCCGTGTGCTCGAACTTCGCGGACTGCCCGTAAGACTGCTGATCGACGTTGTGCACAAAAACGGCGGTATTCTCGGGCCGGCTCATCCCTGCGGCGAGCGTTATCTGAGTATTCTGAACACGAAAAAGAAGAAAAGCAAGGATGAGATTCTGAGGAAATTTGATTTTATCGAGGCATTTAATGCGTGCGAGACAGAAGAGAGTAATGAGGCGGCACAGAGTCTGGCGACCAGGTATCACAAGCCTGGTTTCGGAGGAAGCGATGCACATCGCTATGACTGTATCGGTACAGCCTTTACGGATTTTCCGAAGGAGGTGCGCCGGGAGTCTGATCTGATACGTTATATTCAGCGGGGCGGTGAAGTGACCTACGGCGGTACGATCTACAGCAAAACCACAAAGGATAAAATCGGAAAATGGAATGCCGTGCTGGTGCAGTCGTTTGGCGTATATAACAAAACGGCGGAAATCTACCGGCGGCACAGAAGAAAAAAAGAACTGAAAAACATACAGGTTTAA
- a CDS encoding GatB/YqeY domain-containing protein has product MQLEQLRKDMVTAMKARDKVRKEAISSVVAAVKKAAIDEGCREDISEELVDRVILKEMKTVKEQVDTCPDERADLKAEYQARYEIISEYAPKLLSAEEVKAVLTEKFADVIATKNKGQIMKAVMAELKGKADGKVINQVVSELCG; this is encoded by the coding sequence ATGCAGCTGGAACAATTGAGAAAAGATATGGTTACGGCCATGAAGGCCAGGGACAAGGTGCGAAAGGAAGCCATCTCTTCGGTGGTCGCCGCGGTGAAAAAGGCTGCGATCGACGAGGGATGCCGGGAAGATATTTCTGAGGAACTGGTAGACCGTGTAATCTTAAAAGAAATGAAAACAGTGAAGGAGCAGGTGGACACCTGCCCGGATGAACGTGCCGATCTGAAGGCGGAATATCAGGCAAGATATGAGATTATCAGTGAGTATGCACCGAAACTGCTGTCTGCTGAAGAAGTGAAAGCAGTTTTGACAGAAAAATTTGCGGATGTTATTGCAACGAAGAACAAGGGGCAGATCATGAAGGCGGTGATGGCAGAGCTGAAAGGAAAAGCTGACGGTAAGGTGATCAATCAGGTGGTATCCGAACTTTGCGGCTGA
- a CDS encoding B12-binding domain-containing radical SAM protein, translating into MRYEGMVYRPPSEARSLIVQVTIGCAHNACTFCTMYKDKKFRIRKKEEVLEDFQTAYDNYGDNIRRIFLADGDALIVKTPDLLDILNFIKEKFPSAERVTSYGTPGDILRKSEDELKSLAEAGLGMVYMGAESGDAVTLKDINKGVSREEIIEAGRKLRRAGIQSSITLISGLGGRARRKEHAVESAKLISDIRPDYVGFLTLMLDESTEIYRKIAAGEMELLTPDEVVEEMRLFLTNVDSPGTVFRANHASNYVVLKGNLNEDIEGMLRKLDEVEEAGKYRPERVRSL; encoded by the coding sequence TTGAGATACGAAGGAATGGTATACAGACCCCCAAGCGAAGCGAGAAGTCTGATTGTCCAGGTGACCATCGGATGTGCCCATAATGCGTGTACGTTCTGCACCATGTATAAAGATAAAAAATTCAGGATCCGAAAAAAAGAAGAGGTGCTGGAAGACTTTCAGACGGCTTATGACAATTACGGCGACAACATCCGCAGGATATTCCTTGCCGATGGTGATGCACTGATTGTGAAAACGCCCGATCTTCTGGATATCCTGAACTTTATCAAAGAAAAGTTTCCGTCCGCGGAACGTGTGACCTCATACGGAACACCGGGAGATATACTGAGAAAGTCGGAGGATGAACTGAAATCGCTGGCAGAAGCAGGTCTGGGAATGGTTTATATGGGAGCGGAATCAGGCGATGCCGTGACGCTGAAGGATATCAACAAGGGAGTCAGCAGGGAAGAGATCATTGAAGCAGGAAGAAAACTGCGCCGCGCGGGTATACAGTCGTCCATTACGCTGATCTCAGGGCTTGGCGGACGGGCACGCAGGAAAGAACATGCGGTTGAGTCAGCGAAGCTGATCAGCGATATCCGTCCGGATTACGTTGGATTTCTGACCCTGATGCTGGATGAATCGACCGAGATCTACAGGAAGATTGCGGCTGGTGAGATGGAGCTGCTGACACCGGATGAAGTGGTGGAAGAGATGCGGCTGTTTCTGACAAATGTAGATTCTCCGGGAACCGTATTCCGTGCCAATCATGCGTCAAACTATGTTGTACTGAAAGGTAATCTGAATGAGGATATCGAAGGGATGCTCAGAAAACTGGACGAGGTTGAAGAAGCTGGAAAGTATCGGCCGGAACGCGTCCGAAGTCTGTAG
- a CDS encoding helix-turn-helix transcriptional regulator, with protein MHESRLFKILYYLLDRGKTTAAELAAQFEVSVRTIYRDIDALSSAGIPIYSVQGKGGGIFLLEGYVMDKTFISAEEQQQLMMALQSLPAASQEISSLLSKLGAMFQQNTRDWVQVDFSRWGSTESDRKKFSLIKNAILNRQCLSFHYFNSAGQGTDRKVRPARLLYKANAWYLQALCLLKNDYRTFKINRMDHIQLLDEYFHESLHPPDAEPLEKAPSYPLIRLRFRAAAAYRVFDEFDMKDIEIQDNGDLIVSQYMPEDAWLYGYLLSFGGHVDILEPKRVQMKLAETAAEMWRKYANPDNT; from the coding sequence TTGCATGAAAGCCGCTTGTTTAAAATCTTATATTATCTGCTTGACAGAGGAAAAACCACGGCAGCCGAGCTTGCCGCACAGTTTGAGGTGTCTGTCAGGACCATTTACCGTGACATCGATGCGTTGAGCAGTGCCGGAATCCCCATCTATTCCGTGCAGGGAAAAGGCGGCGGAATCTTTCTTTTAGAAGGCTATGTCATGGATAAAACCTTTATTTCCGCCGAGGAACAGCAGCAGCTCATGATGGCGCTGCAGAGTCTGCCCGCAGCATCTCAGGAGATCAGCAGTCTTCTCAGCAAACTTGGCGCCATGTTTCAGCAGAACACCCGGGACTGGGTTCAGGTTGATTTTTCGCGCTGGGGGAGTACCGAATCTGACCGAAAAAAGTTCTCGCTCATAAAGAATGCGATACTGAACCGCCAATGTCTGTCGTTCCACTACTTTAATTCCGCAGGACAAGGTACCGACCGAAAGGTCAGGCCGGCGAGACTCCTCTATAAGGCAAACGCATGGTATCTTCAGGCGCTGTGCCTCCTGAAAAATGATTACCGGACCTTCAAGATAAACCGTATGGACCATATTCAGCTGCTGGATGAATACTTTCATGAATCCCTGCATCCTCCTGACGCCGAGCCTCTGGAAAAAGCCCCCTCATATCCTCTGATCCGCCTGAGGTTCAGAGCCGCGGCAGCCTACCGGGTATTCGATGAGTTTGACATGAAGGATATTGAAATTCAGGATAACGGGGACCTGATCGTTTCTCAGTATATGCCGGAGGATGCCTGGCTCTATGGCTACCTGCTGTCATTTGGCGGTCACGTTGATATACTTGAACCCAAACGTGTACAGATGAAACTTGCGGAAACTGCAGCGGAAATGTGGCGGAAATATGCAAACCCTGATAATACCTGA
- a CDS encoding N-acetyltransferase, producing MEYITVDRENIDREHICCCIADKKGENGVALKKAWMKDRFEEGLVFRRSNTRGKVFIEYIPAENAWYPITADGYMHINCFWVSGQYKGHGHSNELLDYCIQDARTKGKSGVTIIASDKKRGFLSDPDYMAYKGFRAVDEADPFFVLYYLPFSESAPVPAFRECAKHGKTDEPGMVLYYTSQCPHTAKYASLIQSAAGRHGYALSMHKIETKEQAQNAPTPFTTYSFFFNGEFVTNEILSEKKFEKFLQQHGL from the coding sequence ATGGAATATATTACTGTTGACAGGGAAAATATTGACAGGGAACATATCTGCTGCTGCATCGCCGACAAAAAAGGAGAAAACGGCGTCGCTCTGAAAAAGGCCTGGATGAAAGACCGATTTGAAGAAGGGCTTGTCTTCCGGCGCTCCAACACGAGAGGAAAAGTCTTTATCGAATACATTCCGGCAGAAAACGCATGGTATCCGATCACCGCCGACGGTTATATGCACATCAACTGCTTCTGGGTATCCGGTCAGTACAAAGGTCACGGCCATTCGAATGAACTGCTTGATTACTGCATACAGGACGCACGCACGAAAGGAAAATCCGGCGTAACCATCATTGCCTCCGACAAGAAACGCGGTTTTCTCTCAGACCCGGATTATATGGCGTACAAAGGTTTTCGGGCTGTGGATGAGGCCGACCCTTTTTTCGTACTGTACTATCTGCCGTTCTCAGAGAGTGCACCCGTGCCGGCGTTCCGGGAGTGCGCAAAACACGGGAAAACCGATGAGCCGGGTATGGTCCTCTACTATACCAGCCAATGTCCTCACACCGCAAAGTACGCCTCTCTCATCCAGTCTGCCGCAGGGCGGCACGGATACGCTCTCAGTATGCATAAGATTGAGACCAAAGAGCAGGCACAGAATGCGCCCACCCCTTTCACTACCTACAGCTTCTTTTTTAACGGTGAATTTGTAACCAACGAAATCCTCAGTGAAAAAAAATTCGAAAAATTTCTGCAGCAGCATGGCCTGTAA
- a CDS encoding uroporphyrinogen decarboxylase family protein produces MNMYKWVDKLIYEEDKKAFPLLSFPSVQLLYVTVKELVTDSNYQALGMKMLADKYPMPAVASFMDLSVEAEAFGASTVYSADEVPTIIGKIVETEEEADALRVPEVGEGRTGIYVEGVRKALKLITDRPVFAGCTGPFSLAGRLMDVNEVMLQCYEEPELVHKILRKATDFLIEYINAYKAVGAHGIIMAEPLAGVLSPQLIQEFSTEYVKEIVEATQEQGFIIIYHNCGNYTIQLIDQILDTGCRVFHFGDAIDMRTMMELMPPDCVAMGNISPSQQFRNGTPQSVRIETVRLLENCKEYRNFVISSGCDIPPLTEFENIDAFFETVDSFYYKQRLLDIIM; encoded by the coding sequence ATGAATATGTACAAATGGGTGGACAAATTAATCTACGAAGAAGACAAGAAGGCATTTCCGCTTCTGTCCTTTCCGTCCGTACAGCTGCTGTATGTGACAGTAAAAGAACTCGTAACCGACAGTAATTATCAGGCTCTCGGCATGAAAATGCTTGCGGACAAGTATCCGATGCCTGCAGTGGCAAGTTTCATGGACCTTTCCGTCGAGGCCGAGGCGTTCGGCGCCAGTACAGTGTACTCTGCCGACGAAGTTCCGACAATCATCGGTAAGATCGTGGAGACTGAAGAAGAGGCAGACGCCCTCCGTGTTCCTGAAGTCGGCGAAGGCCGCACCGGTATCTACGTTGAAGGCGTAAGAAAAGCCCTCAAACTGATCACCGACCGCCCTGTTTTTGCAGGCTGCACCGGACCGTTTTCCCTTGCCGGCCGTCTGATGGATGTCAATGAAGTCATGCTGCAGTGCTATGAGGAACCGGAACTCGTTCACAAGATTTTAAGAAAAGCAACTGATTTTCTGATTGAATACATCAACGCCTACAAAGCGGTCGGCGCACACGGCATCATTATGGCGGAGCCGCTGGCCGGCGTGTTATCTCCGCAGCTGATCCAGGAGTTCTCCACAGAATATGTCAAAGAGATTGTGGAGGCGACACAGGAACAGGGATTCATCATTATTTATCACAACTGCGGAAATTACACGATTCAGCTGATCGATCAGATTCTGGATACCGGCTGCCGTGTATTCCACTTTGGCGATGCGATCGATATGCGAACGATGATGGAACTTATGCCCCCGGACTGTGTGGCTATGGGAAACATCAGCCCGTCCCAGCAGTTTCGAAACGGCACCCCTCAGTCCGTCAGGATTGAAACGGTTCGTCTTCTGGAGAACTGTAAAGAGTACCGCAACTTTGTCATCTCATCCGGCTGTGATATCCCGCCGCTGACAGAATTTGAAAATATTGATGCATTTTTTGAAACGGTAGATTCATTCTATTACAAACAACGCCTCTTAGATATCATAATGTAG